The proteins below are encoded in one region of Belonocnema kinseyi isolate 2016_QV_RU_SX_M_011 chromosome 5, B_treatae_v1, whole genome shotgun sequence:
- the LOC117173529 gene encoding uncharacterized protein LOC117173529, translating to MALAWINTEPNTLKTFVANRVTEIQSLTQPHKWLHVPTQDNPADLISRGQSTQDFLESSLWKNGPLWLSQDSDMWPQFPLIKTDVLEKGPIRTTIVSLTLIISNPKKQAEIFVECLIEKYSSLRTLKHVIAYCQHFIKNTDLKNKKQRSLSPLSNEELDAGIIRVGGRIEHANIPQGQKHPIVLPHTHHITTLIIREEHIKRKHAGVQATLYGVRESFWPIDSRNTTRRIIRRSVRCFRVKPRGIDCIMGSLPEKRLTYSCLFLHVGVDYCGPFYIKEKRHRNRGREKVYVSIFVCFTTKAVHLDLVYGLTTEAFLDSLSKFFSRQGKAITVHSDNGTNFVGANKELRDLYEFIQKTKHDPDVKKFLSNERMNWNFNPPSSPHFGGLWEAPVK from the exons ATGGCTCTGGCCTGGATTAACACTGAACCAAACACACTTAAAACATTTGTCGCAAATCGAGTAACTGAAATTCAATCTCTCACACAGCCTCATAAATGGCTACATGTTCCCACTCAGGATAATCCAGCAGATTTGATTTCACGTGGTCAGAGTACGCAAGATTTTTTAGAGTCAAGCCTATGGAAAAATGGTCCATTATGGCTCAGTCAGGACTCTGATATGTGGCCACAATTCCCACTCATCAAAACTGATGTGCTAGAAAAAGGACCCATAAGAACAACGATCGTATCATTGACACTCATAATCTCAAATCCTAAAAAGCAGGCTGAGATTTTTGTAGAgtgtttaatagaaaaatattcctCCTTACGCACTCTAAAACATGTGATAGCATACTGTCagcactttattaaaaataccgatttaaaaaacaaaaagcaaaGGTCGTTGAGTCCTCTGTCGAATGAGGAACTCGACGCA GGAATTATAAGGGTAGGGGGTAGAATCGAACATGCCAACATACCACAAGGTCAAAAGCATCCCATCGTTCTCCCTCATACTCACCATATCACTACGTTAATCATTCGCGAAGAGCATATCAAAAGAAAGCACGCCGGTGTACAAGCAACTCTCTATGGCGTTAGAGAGTCGTTTTGGCCTATTGACAGCCGCAATACCACGCGTCGCATAATTCGACGTTCTGTCCGATGCTTTCGAGTAAAGCCTCGTGGAATTGACTGCATAATGGGAAGTTTGCCTGAAAAACGACTGACATATTCTTGTCTCTTTCTACACGTCGGAGTAGATTACTGCGGTCCTTTTTACATTAAAGAGAAACGGCATCGAAATCGCGGAAGGGAAAAGGTCTAcgtttccatttttgtttgcttCACAACAAAGGCCGTTCATTTGGACCTAGTGTACGGGTTAACAACTGAGGCCTTTCTCGATAGTCTCTCGAAATTCTTTTCTCGTCAAGGAAAGGCTATTACAGTCCATTCTGACAATGGAACGAATTTTGTAGGTGCCAACAAGGAGTTGAGAGATCTCtatgaatttattcaaaaaaccaAACACGATCCGgatgttaaaaaattcctttcaaacgAAAGAATGAACTGGAATTTCAATCCTCCAAGTTCACCACACTTTGGCGGCCTCTGGGAAGCGCccgtcaaataa